The sequence agctatataataaaataaacagctatctccctgatcccattggcgaccttatttacaacatggacatggcgaatgtcgaccatattggacatccacgtcggtgTCATTACGCTACCACTATCCTCCACccacccaaaaatactgggtgtaacgttcgatcaggatctacattttcgcGGGCCTGCATCCGCAATTATACCTGAAATGCCGTAGTAAAATCCTAAATACAgccctgccaaaacactgctctcaaaatcgctacgggctgtcttcttatgtccccagaatcaCATAGTGagtcgagagtataaaaggctgaagaaacagacatctgatttatgAAGCCCCACCtcccagtggcttgagaaatcatctccgcaagcattgtggggaaatacggcacctgagaacacaaccgTACGTAGGAGAGAGGTCcttagtgatatccacaaaagGGCGTCGGACCTTGCCAGCGAACTCCTgagctcgcagaagaggaaagaaATCTCTCTACGGAAATGCGCGtccctctagctcaacttcgttctggatactgtaacaggttaaactcttacctatccaaactcaaccccgacatacgtaatgtatgtcctgcttgcaatgtctccccacatgacatgttgttgttgttgtagcgataacacCACTCCCCgatggccttggggagtgttatcgatgttgatggtcctttgtcggatgcagatccgttacgttccggtaacaagcaccattaaggcaccagccagaccatctcgggaacgatttagtatgaccacatgaaaccttcaaggccataacACCCTCCCACCTTCTAAATCCgttaggaacttggggtcgccagagcctcggccatggttaggtaaggttgacaattgggttggagaagttatattttgcgctagcaacaccttgaaagggttgcgccacacaaccccttgaatctggtattttagtcgcctcttacgacaggcatacctgccgcgggtatattctaggaCCCTGACCCACACaaatgacatcaaccatctctttaaatgcaatgtggaaccaacgtctctagcACCCCTATCTCTCTggcccgcccctgttgaaactgcaaatttCTTTAGACTCCCGTTataagatattgatgacaatttgtgatcggtcgcacctattggatggggcgaagcactgccacaacaacaacttacttaattggcgcttaaccgtctaaacggttatgtccgtcctaaaggcgcgccaatcgctccttcgcttcgccaaccggcgccaattggtcacactaaggaagtataaatcgttttccacctggtctttccaacggagtgggggccgccctctacctctgcttccataggcgggttccgatagaaacactttgttggccggagcatcatctttcattcgcatagcatggcctagccagcgcagccgctgcgttttaattcgctggactatgtggatgtctgcgtatagctcgtacagctcatcattacatcttcttcggtactcgccatcgccaacgcttagaggtccataaatctttcgaagaacttctctcgaacactcccaaagccgcttcatctgctgttgttgttgttgttgttgttgttgtagcagtgcttcgccccacctaacagacgcgaccgatcacaaactgtcatcaatatcctctaacgggagtccaaggaaacttgctgtttcaacaggggtggaccatagggaaaggggtgttagaggcgttggttccacattacaattgaagagatggttggtgtcatgtggggacacattgcaagcggggcatacattttgtatgtcggggttgattctggatatgtaagagtttaacctgttacagtatccagaacgaagttgagccagagtgacacgcgtttccctggggagtatgcgttcctcttccgcaagttttggatactttactttgagtactgggttcaccgggcaattcccggcataaaggtccgacgcctgtttgtggagttcaccaaggacctgcttgtgttttttcgcttcatacggctgtgttctcagatgccgtatttcctcaaaatgcttacggagatgactccttaagcccctaggcggtgctggctcgtcaatcagatgtctgttgggatgcccaggtttctgggtattcaacaggaactgtttggtcagcatctcgtttctttccctgatggggagtattctcgcctcattatgtagatggtgttctggggacataagaagacagcccgttgcaattctgagagcagtattttggcaggcctgtagcttcttccagtgggtaatttttaggcttggcgaccatatgggtgacgcgtagcacgtaatcggctggctaattgctttgtatgtagtcatgagcgtttctttatcttttccccaggtactgccagcaagggatttgaggattttgttacggctctgaattctcggaacaattgcggctgcgtgctcaccaaaatgtagatcctgatcaaacgtcacacccaagattttggggtgtaggacagtcggtagcgtagagccatcgacgtggatgttcaaaatggtcgacatttgggacgtccatgttgtaaataaggtcgcggaagatttagtcggtgataatgccaggtttcgcgaggcgaaaaaactggagagatcagggaggtagccgtttattttattgcatagctcatcgatctgtgggcctgggcctgtggccattactgtgcagtcatcggcgtaggaaacgattgtgactccttccggtggtgaaggtagtttagatatgtagaaattaaacaaaagtggggataggacaccaccctgtggcactccttgtttaattctccttggctttgatgtttcgtttctaaatagcaccgatgcctgccgaccacacagataatttgcggtccaccttttaagacatgggggaagggtagacccttccaggtcttgcagtaacgagccgtggttgaccgtatcaaaagcttttgataggtctagcgctacgagtactgttctatggtgggggttttgatttaaaccgcaatttatctgggtactaatggcatttagcgcggaggtagtgctatggagttttctgaagccatgctgatgggagcctagttgcaaatttgcttggaaataagggagcaaaatggcttcgagcgtctttgctactggcgataggagagatatcggacgatacgactctcctatgttagctggtttaccaggctttagtagcgggaccaccttggccattctccatttctcgggtatgacaaaggtggaaagagacaggttgaagacctgcgctaaatatttgaaaccctctttccctaggcttttaagcatcggcatggctatgccgtctgggcccactgctttggatggtttagcgcgaccaatggcgtcctcaacctctttagcggtgatggtgattggtgacgcgctgaatttgtgtttatgtgcgtgtctgttggccctccgtctaactttgtcgaccgtagaatgcattatatattgtcggcagaaagcgctcgcgcattttttcgcatccgacagcactttgtcgccaaaggcgatggaaactttgtctttgtgcttagtcggattcgatagggactttacggtggaccaaagtttacccacaccggtagagaggttacaacctcttaggtgctcctcccatttcgcccgcttgtgttcatccacaagcatcatctgctgttgtcatggtccatgcttctgccccatatagcaggacgggtacgataagtgacttgtagagtatgattttcgttcgccgagagaggactttacttcttaattgcctacctagtccaaagtagcatttattggcaagattgattctttgctggatttcagtgctgatgttgttgttacaacaacaactattCCATGCAAACCACAGCCCCTACCAAACCCTTCTTGCATATTTACGCGTCCGTATAAAAATTGCACTCTACTTTTCTAAAATGTTCCACTTTGAAACAATCATTTATTATTGatccatttgtttttttttttaatagcaaAAGTCTTTCTGGATTCGAATTCGCTCGAGAGACACGAAGTCATTCACGATGAAAATCGAGAAAAATACCCATGTGACAAATGTAATCAATCCTTTTTATCACGTTCCTCATATAAGTATCACGTACTACACGTACATGATATAAACCGAAAACCAATGTATCAATGCACACAATGCGATAAATCATTTTCTCATAAAAATACATTTCGGACACATCTGCTGCGTCATGAAGGACCAAAGATAAAATGCAATTTTTGTGATAAACGATATGTCCGACAATTAGATTTGAAAGTTCATTTAGAAACTCATTCAGGAGAAACGCCTTTTTTGTGTAATGTATGTGGCAGATCCTACGTTAATAAGCGTGTTTTAAAAAAACACATGCAACAACACGAAGGGTTCTTTCGTTACACTTGCAAAACTTGTGGAGCAGAATTTTCAAAATATCATCAATATTACTTACATCGCCAGCAGCACACTGGTTGCGCCTATAAGTGCGGCATTTGTGAACGCCAATTTTATAATTGTTACAGGTGCGCCCCTTTGTTTGCTGCAACCGCCCGTTATTGATAAATTTAGTTATTTCACCTTTTTCAGATGCAAACGCCATATCAGAAGAGTACATAAAGTCATTGACGACTCAGAGATTGAGGGATTTGCAGTGAAAATGAATGATACAAGAGAACACAGGGGGCGAAttgttgaagttttaaaaaatgcAGATGGTCTATATGATATTTAATAACGAATACATAACTAAAACCATGCGGAGAGTTTTAATAACTCCATTAGGAGTTAATTATTTGGAAAACGGTAAGATTAAGATTTCTTACAAAGATTTGTGAAATCCCCTGCACTATTTCACTTACTTATCTTTTGTTTTCTCAGTAATAATTCGATACACCGCAAATGATGCTGTTTTAACgatagacactccccgaagattttcgAATGTGATTCGTTTTGTTTCGTTGATTTTCCAATAGGgaggataattgatgtatattaaggacgattttctgtcatctcttgtcaaatttgggaGTGTTCCGGGGTTGAGTTTTTGAATATTATCGTTGTTGAGGGTCCATTGCAAGATATAGATCGGGTAATTCCGGTAAATAGTACCATAAAGAAAGTAGTGGGACCATCTCATTTGACCACGATGATCAACGTCTTGAATTCGCGAATAGTCTGAGTTTCcgtaataaatttttaataatgatGAAAGTTGTTAAACGATGAAGGCAATTTccgaaggtcctgagttcaagtcccggacaaaataacatcaaaattttataatatggttttttcaaatagaaataaattgtttaagcggagtcgcccctcgacagtgatttTCCAcacactccgtgtgtatttctgtcattaaaagcttctcagatgCTGTTCAgagacggcataaaacaagtccaatttgtagggaaaactaaaacacgacacaaattggaagagaagctcgtcctaaatcTCCGGGGAGGTAAATTGCACTAGGCAcatattatttttagaatttatcctagcaattatttaataataatgacAACGATTATACATCGAATTTGAACTCACGAAACCTTAAtgctatttatatacatatgcttTTAACTTAATTAGTATTCTCCTTTGCTGTATTTCCATCATTTTTTGATACCCGCACAATGAGCTTATTGATTTGGTCGATATCTTCCACTTTATGCACACTTCCAATATGCCGTCTAATTCTAgaaagtaaattaaattaaaacaacataTAACCGCTAGTATAAATAATGGATTACTTGTTAGGTTCAGAAAAACCTTTATTGCATATAGCGCACGTTAAAGGTAATCCTGTATGTTCCAAGCGATGTCGGCTTAGTTTGGATGGGTGTGAATACTCTTTATTGCAGATATCACATTTGAATCGAATACCACTATGTAATAGTTCGTGTTTTCTCAAAGCGCTGGTTGTCATAAACGCTTTCCCACACTTAGAACACGAGTATGGTAAGTCACCAGAATGATTTCTCATATGAACTTCCAAATCTATTTTACGAACATAACGTTTCTGGCAAATACTGCACTCATTTTTCGGACCCGTATGTTTCTCAATATGTAGAGTTAGGCTTCCCTTATGCATGAACACTTTATCGCATTCAGTGCATTTGAATAGCGGTTTACGCGTTGACTGGTGTATTTTAATATGTGTTCTATAAACATCTTCGGTAAAAAACTTTCTTCCACAGTCTTCACAAGTGTAGTTACGTTCACGATTTAAATCATGCGTTCTCTGGTGACGGCGTAGATTATTAGCAATGCTGAAAGCACTTGCTATCGTACGGGTTACTGAACTTAAAGAAATTCTCTAATACAATAAATGAAATACTTACGGCAAATATCGCAAAGAAAAACTTTTGGCCTATGATAACGTGACTGATGTTGCTTTAATTTGTTTTCTGGAAAAAGTTTTTGACAGTGTTCGCAAGGAGTTTCTTTAAATTCTTTACCACCATTTTTCGTTCTTTTGACTTTTGAGCGCACTCTTTGGACCGTCGATTTTTTGTCTTTTATTCTTGATTTCGGCGTTGATTTTGATTCCTTCTTTAATATCGCGCTGTCACAGGCAACAGAGCACCAATTTCCCTCTGATTCTGCTTCGTGGGAAGAAACTGTTTCGATTAATGGTCCGGAGACTTTACAATCTATATATTCAACCtttgataaaaaatattgtttttcttttactGTATAAAAGACAGTGTAGATAATTTCCATTGTTTTACCATTTCTTCCTTTACATCAGCATCACAGTCAAATTCATTCATTTTTAATGCTTTCTTCAGCTTTAAATTTTCAGTTCCCTGTGTATCTGTTTCCTTCATGTTAGATTCTAAACCAATACACTTCGATGGTTTACTTGTAGTAGGAAGTAATGGACTTAGAGAGGTAACATCTGTTTTAACGAGATCTAGCTTTTCTGTATCCTTCAAAATTGTCGGCATTGATATATCTTCCGTTCCCTTAATAACATCTTCGAAAAGAGTTTGCTGGACATTATGTATTAATTTAAAgaagtataaaataaatataaaatcatcAAACCTCTGCAGCTCGTGATAAATCTGTTGACTCCACACTCTTGCACAAATTCTGGATGTTCACCCATTCAAATTCATTTGCATCCGATGACTCATCTTCATCCTTTTGTGATAAATAATATAATTCACGTGCTGATTTTTGTGCCTTCTTCATGAATCGATATGAATTTAGCAACTGCTGTACACAATCTTGACATAAATAGCGTACATTCTTGACGTAAGATGATGATGCATCTGCCTTTTCCACGTCCAACTGCGTACAAATTTTGAAGCATTCCTGGTATGTTAGCGGCTCATTTAAATCAGTTACGCGCAGATACCAATCACACAGGTCCGCGTGATCTTTCTCTGATAAACACGCTCGACAAACACTTTTTGACATGGCGTTTTCAGTATATTGTTTGTAGATGAATTTTAAGATGAAAATTTCTTGCTGGAGTAGGAATGTCTTTAAATCGAGTAATATATTCTCGTTATCGACGACCAATAATCGATAATTTTGGTCGATCAGCTGTTAGCTGCTCTAGTTAAGACCACATTAAGcggcgcgacatgtagcggcatcggcgcttcacttttttgcctatttgatcaacattgcctCCAATGGCCGCGCCGcacagtgctgctgccgctagatgTGAATTGTTgaataagaatacatgcaaatatTTTGCAGCGCAATGTAGTACAGCTCAGTGTGTTCTTAACTTTAAACTAAGGCTACACTGCGCTTCACTTTTTTGCGTATTTAatcaaattgatccatatggttcacatttgtttactgccttccactctaaacgcaacataacctcaatttaagttgccaaactatttAATAAACTGTAGACCAAAGCAACATCGCACTTCAAATCCACTGATGTAACTTTATACATGAAGAACGGCAGATTCATATTGTCGTATAGCAATTTGAAAAATACTACCTTTCTAAGCTATCTAGCAAAAACAAAGATGATAAATGGATAAAAGGGCCAGTTTGCTACtcggtgaaataaaaaaaatggcagcCTTCTTAATCGCGAAAGCAAAGTTTTCTAGTTTGGGTATCGGCAAAGaggattaatatatatatatcaggcatgcttaacgaacgaaacgatatcatttcgttacgataatcaacgctaataaacggaacgcGTATTAGCGATTGTGGATGAAACaaatgtgataacttctgcataggcgtcaaattacaaatagaatggatcacctgatttgtaattgactatcgctgtctcattctgtatctctttccatcacccgctgaagatagccggtcctatgtgccgccatattgaacaccccgTCAGTCGGTTGAcggataatttaattttaatttatttattattacggctgtttaggccttagacttaaactactaagtacaattcattattatatcatttatttctattgaatatgctgttggaatgccatgtgattccgatcagcatatttactggcgtaacaaacggacgagtttgggagccagtcatttaaggaaggttggaaaggacacgtttccaatcctccagggctcccagcttaaggcaacaaaatttggaacttatatttttcaattatatttgtattttaagctgtcggaatgtattggtctccgataaacacagctaaacatgtctttggatgttggaaattgaagtgtacccaatcacccctcaattttgtttagtaatgacgctgtcggaatgcatgaagattccgatcagcacagctcaaaatatgttgggaggttgaaaaggacgtgtttccaatcccccctgctccaacttttgtttgacctaattttggttacacatcatataatttcattgttatattaatgctgtcggaatgcgagtgatcccggtcagcaacagtaaatataggctgaaaaaaccgaattccagcgaaatttgttgttggaactgtctggagttacaggtggcgactgattttcttttcctaagggccgggtgcattgtattttgctgctaccagtattaccattcccttttcgcgctccagtatcggtatgtcatgtaaaaaataaaagaaaaaaaaaactttatcttattggaagggttttacaatgctccaataaactttttttttaaagtattgaagttattactactttttatgtgattaggaagttcattgaaatatttcaggcccttataaaatatatttgcttgtccacttctgttttgaaaagaggtaatctaaaattattgttttctctgattacgtatgaatgtgcatcatttacatatctaagatatcacacttgttttatccacaatgatacTAGCAGTTGACCCTTGTTCTAGAAATTTACCCAACTGTTGAAAGTTGGCTACTTTTGCAAGCCAGATGGTGCTGGTGCTGCCATATTTTTCGTTCTCCATGCTTGATCAAAAACTATATAAGCCCGAACACATAAGATTTTCGTTGCAGCATCGTGGTGCATTGATGGCTGAATAAATTGCATGCGTTTGCATAGCCTTTTTGTCGTTCCCGATACAAAGACTTGCAACCAACTTATTTGTCGGCGCACGAAGCTGCATCAAAAATCTTATGTGTTTGGGCCTTTATGTGTCGGGCCTTTTTCATGCATCCTTGGTTTAGCCGCAGTTGTACGCATCTATGGTTGTATGGAACGCTAAAAATGCTGATTTGGTCGGACAGGAGTAACTACGGGCGTTTAGAACATATGATAGTTTGTCAGCTGTTTCTAGTAAGAATTTGTGAACGTAATTAGAAgaggttaaataaataaattttaattaatatatcTATCCTAGTTGTAATTAGTGTATTTCTTCAATTTAATGTCCATGAAAGAATGGGGCCTATGCCGATGTAGAAAATACATCGTGAAAATTGTTTGGCAAAACAAAAGTCAATATTAGACACTGATAAAAGCTGGAAGAATCGTCATCACAGCGTGCTACATACTTTTCCTCAAATGTCTTCGGCATCAGATGATGACCTTTGCAAAACAGAAGCTGGTGCCATAGTTGACTTCATCAATCGCGGCACTACAGATGATATTGAGTTATACAATCATTTTGATGACTCTGAGGCAATCAAAGATTCAGAAGGATTTTGTTATGCTGGATATCGCTTGGACCAGTATGCACTACACGTAGTTGACTTTAGTTCACAGTATGGTAGCGATTATAGTATTTCGTATACGGCTGATAATATAACTGGAAAACCTCGCAAGTATCCCGAATATGGCGATTTTCCAGAAACATACGCAATGGTATGTTATTAAATTTGTATGTACATTATTATGGTCGATTCTTCGGATTTTGTGATGTAGGCCgccaataaaaaaatatgtacgtTTAAAAAATAGTAAAAGTATTTACTATCAGCGTTTAAAGAGCCCAAGAAACGTTACAAAACCATTATATTGCCCATAATGAATgtatataatatacataaatagtaagtaaagaaattaaaaatcaCAATTCTTGATATCTTTATTTAAAAGCGAACTTATGGCGATTGGTGGCAGAGAGCACCGAGTCATATAAAAGAGATTCAGCcgcaaaatttgccaaaaataccaGCTCACGACTTCATAGGTAAGTGTACAAACCCGTTAATGCAATACAATTGTTCAAACAAAATTCCAAGTTCTGTTCGTACCGCTAGTACCAAGAAAAATACTGCGAACCTCAGAAGCGCTCTCTTAATCTTAGGGGGTATTTAAGCACCTACAGAAATTTTTCATTGATTGCTTCCTCGTGCTGGATCACCCTAGGGTTAttattcgcttcccaaggcagtcggttctatgtaccggagcgactcgggatttttcccgaccaaggactgtcatttcagtgtgaccccatttaatttgttatgtccctcccacaaattgtcatcctcccagcagttccatgtagcgggactgctccatattctcttctccgggaaggtatcgaacgcaatccgggtccgtctcctgaccccgatcctgagaaatggttttgctacatttgccggaaaagaatctttttaggacggtcatacctttgtcagtgtgtctcgtgtaagggatggttgcatcggacaggttctgggctagaccccaaaaccagacgtccacgtaacttctataaatcttttgtggcaccttgctgttcacgtcctatgACATCCCGTAGTCTGCGCATTAGCCCCCcaccccccgctaccttccagcagccccgctgctcagcaagccacaacaagtacacgctgttgctcgcgccccacggcgccaacaactcacacggctgctcccactcatacctacaatctccgtagtagagtcgggagcaatgccgaccatcagcccctgcccacgtcttcttcccccctcttttccgacagcaattgtgtaggtcagggaaacagactcttagtccctacctccctttgcaccgtttgccagcacagaatatatacgtttgcgacatccgcccaatgcagctcctgccatggacggtg is a genomic window of Eurosta solidaginis isolate ZX-2024a chromosome 4, ASM4086904v1, whole genome shotgun sequence containing:
- the LOC137251513 gene encoding zinc finger protein 79-like is translated as MSKSVCRACLSEKDHADLCDWYLRVTDLNEPLTYQECFKICTQLDVEKADASSSYVKNVRYLCQDCVQQLLNSYRFMKKAQKSARELYYLSQKDEDESSDANEFEWVNIQNLCKSVESTDLSRAAEQTLFEDVIKGTEDISMPTILKDTEKLDLVKTDVTSLSPLLPTTSKPSKCIGLESNMKETDTQGTENLKLKKALKMNEFDCDADVKEEMVEYIDCKVSGPLIETVSSHEAESEGNWCSVACDSAILKKESKSTPKSRIKDKKSTVQRVRSKVKRTKNGGKEFKETPCEHCQKLFPENKLKQHQSRYHRPKVFLCDICPSAFSIANNLRRHQRTHDLNRERNYTCEDCGRKFFTEDVYRTHIKIHQSTRKPLFKCTECDKVFMHKGSLTLHIEKHTGPKNECSICQKRYVRKIDLEVHMRNHSGDLPYSCSKCGKAFMTTSALRKHELLHSGIRFKCDICNKEYSHPSKLSRHRLEHTGLPLTCAICNKGFSEPNKIRRHIGSVHKVEDIDQINKLIVRVSKNDGNTAKENTN